CTGCGGGCACTACGAAGGCATTGACGAACGAGTATTGCATGGAGTCACACGGGAAGTATCGTTAGGCGATTTTGTCTTGACCTGTGGCGAGATCCCAGCTTTGGCGCTACTGAATGGCGTTGTCCGCCTCATGCCGGGAACCGTGGGCAAAGAAGAATCTTTGAAATTAGAAAGCTTTGAATCAGGACTATTAGACTATCCACAGTACACTCGTCCGGCAGAGTTTCGGGGGTGGAAAGTGCCGGACGTGCTGCTCTCAGGAAATCATGGGGCGATCGCACAATGGCGCAAGCAGCAGCAAATGAAACGCACGCGCGATCGCCGTCCTGATCTTTGGGAAGCATGGCTCAAAGAAAATCCTGGCTCTCATCTCAGCGATCCTTAACAAACTCAATGGGTTTCATCAATTGTTAGTATGAAGTCGAGGGAACTTTCACCTCTCCACACAGGAAAAAGCGGTAACATACAAGGTGAGTCCACCCCTACTAAAACGGTCGCTCTCATTGTGTTTTCACTTAACGGCTACGAATACTTCTTGGTTTTCCTGCTGGTCTGCACCCTCGTGCCGCTGTTAGCGTTAGGAATTTCCCTCGTCACCGCCCCACGTCGCACTGGCGTTGAGCGATCGACTACCTACGAATCGGGCATGGAACCTTTGGGGGCAGCTTGGATTCAATTCAACATTCGCTATTACATGTTCGCCTTAGTCTTTGTTGTCTTTGATGTTGAGACAGTGTTTCTCTATCCCTGGGCAGTGGCATTTAATCAATTAGGATTATTAGCCTTCGTCGAAGCCCTGGTATTTATTTCAATCCTAGTTGTTGCACTCGTCTATGCATGGCGTAAAGGAGCACTTGAATGGTCATGACACCCCCGATCGAAAATATTTCAGACAGCTTAATTAACAAAGCGGGTAGACCCGAAATTACTCAAGAGCTTTCAGAGAACGTCATTCTCACAACCGTAGATGACATTCATAACTGGGCACGACTCTCTAGCCTGTGGCCTATGCTTTATGGCACTGCCTGCTGCTTCATTGAGTTTGCCGCCCTAATTGGCTCCCGCTTTGATTTCGATCGCTTTGGTCTATTGCCTCGCTCTAGCCCTCGCCAAGCCGATCTCATCATTGTTGCGGGAACAGTCACCATGAAAATGGCTCCCGCCCTAGTCCGGCTTTATGAGCAAATGCCCGACCCCAAATATGTGATGGCGATGGGTGCTTGTACTATCACAGGCGGCATGTTTAGCATGGATTCTCCGACAACAGTCCGAGGTATCGATAAACTAATTCCTGTAGATGTTTACATCCCTGGTTGTCCTCCCCGTCCTGAAGCTATTATTGATGCCATCATCAAACTGCGCAAAAAGATTTCTAATGAGGCTTTGGCAGAACGAGGAAGCTTAGGACAAACCCATCGCTACCACACTAAAGCTCACAAGATGAAAGTCGTTCCTGAGATCCTGACAGGCAATTACCTCAAGTCAGACGCTCGCCAAGCGCCTCCTAAGGAATTGATGGAAGCCATGGGAATGCCTGTTTCTCCTGCATTAGAACAAACTCAAAAGGAGAGCATCCGTGGCTGAAGAAGCAACCCCCTTACAGCCTGAAGCTGTAACTGAACCAACCGTTACTGAGACAGCAGTCGTTGAGACTGGAAAAATCTCTAAATGGCTGGCTGAGAATGGCTTTGAACATGAAGCATTAGCGCCTGACCATTTAGGGACAGAAATCCTAAAAATCGATCGCGAATTCCTCCTTCCCTTCTGCTCTGCTCTCTACGCTTACGGGTTCAACTGCTTACAGTATCAATGCGCCTACGATACAGGGTCAGGTGGTGATCTGGTTAGCGTCTATCACTTAATTAAAATCAGCGATAACGCCGATCGCCCTGAAGAAGTTCGGGTCAAAGTATTTCTCCCCCGCGAAGATCCAAAAGTGCCTTCGGTCTACTGGATCTGGAAAGGGGCAGACTGGCAAGAGCGCGAAAGCTACGATATGTTCGGCATTCTTTACGAAGGGCATCCAAACCTCAAGCGTCTGCTGATGCCCGAAGATTGGGTAGGCTGGCCCCTTCGCAAAGACTACATCTCCCCTGATTTCTTTGAACTTCAGGATGCCTACTAAAAGCACTTACAAAATTACAAAGAAAGAAGGCGAAGGACAACTCCTTCGCCTTCTTTTTTCAAGCTAACACGACTAATTCATACCTCAAAGAATTAGATCCCACCTATTACCGCAAAAACAGCGGGACCGGCAATGCCATCTTCGACTAATCCATTTGCTCTCTGAACTGCCAAAACCGCTGCTTCAGTAACCGAACCAAAATAACCTGTTGCCTCACCGCTGAAGTAGCCTTCCCGCCGCATTAGGTTTTGAAGACCTAAAACTCGGTCTCCACTATCACCTCTTCGTAGCAAAGTGCCTGAAGACTCTGGAGGTCGAACGGCAGGTGCTCCTACGCCAATCCGTTGCTGAATTGCCTCCTGGGTTGCAGGGCCCACTCGTCCATCAGCAGTTAGCCCAGCATCCCGCTGAAAGCGAATGACTGCGTCTTCAGTCACCGAGCCAAAATAACCTGTATTGATGCCACTGAAATAGCCCAAGCTGGCTAGATCTTCCTGCAAATCACTGACTAATGGACCGCTACCCCCCAGACTCATGATCCCAGCTTGGCTAATCAGTTGAGTTGAAGGGGACGAAGCCGAGGGGCTTGTCAGCGCTGGTGCCGACACAGCACTAGCTACAGGAGCTAAAACGGCGGTTGTCAGCAGCAACGACAAGACCGAGAAGCTAGATTGAAAGATTTTCATACTGCAATGACCCATTGTGATGAATTGGTTAGAACGATAAGTAACTCTTTACGAGGAAAGTAACTAACAAGGCAAAAGCTACAAGCTAGTACTATTCACGTCAGCATATCCTACCAATGTATGAAAAATATATGGCTTGGCGTGAATAAAATATTAATCAGGCAGGGTAAACAAAAATTGGAAGTTAAACTTCTCGTTTAGATGAGCATTTAACTCAATTTTAAGCAATAGAACAAACTTAATTTACTGTGCTTGCCGCAAGGCTTCTGCTGTACCTATCCCAACAATTCCATCTGCTGTTATCCCATTAGCTTGTTGAAAATTAATGACAGCAGCTTGGGTCTGAGAACCAAAAAAGCCAGTTGCAGAGCCATCAAAATATCCCAAGGTGATCAGTCTTCTTTGCAACTCAGAAACCTGCGCACCTGTATCGTTAAGCCTTAAGGTTGTGCTGACAGGTACTGGTGTGGATCCTGTGCCAATCCGTTGCTGAATCGCCTCACTGGTTGCAGGGCCCACTCGTCCATCAGCAGTCAGCCCAACAGCTTGCTGAAAGCGTATAACTGCCTCTTCAGTCACCGAACCAAAGTAACCTGTGTTGGTGCCACTGTAATAGCCTAAACTGGCTAGATCTTCCTGCAACTGACTGACTAAGGGTCCGCTCCCCCCAAGACTCATGATCCCGGCTTGGCTAATTAACTGAGGTGAAGCAGTCGAGCCTGAGGGACGCGCTACCGTTGGAGCAGAGGCTGAACTCGCGGCAGGCACTAACGCAGCGGTGACCAGCATCAACGGCAGAACTGAGAAGATAAATTGAAAGATTTTCATAGTGCAATGACCCATTGTGATGAATT
The DNA window shown above is from Timaviella obliquedivisa GSE-PSE-MK23-08B and carries:
- a CDS encoding NAD(P)H-quinone oxidoreductase subunit 3: MFSLNGYEYFLVFLLVCTLVPLLALGISLVTAPRRTGVERSTTYESGMEPLGAAWIQFNIRYYMFALVFVVFDVETVFLYPWAVAFNQLGLLAFVEALVFISILVVALVYAWRKGALEWS
- a CDS encoding peptidoglycan-binding protein, translated to MKIFQFIFSVLPLMLVTAALVPAASSASAPTVARPSGSTASPQLISQAGIMSLGGSGPLVSQLQEDLASLGYYSGTNTGYFGSVTEEAVIRFQQAVGLTADGRVGPATSEAIQQRIGTGSTPVPVSTTLRLNDTGAQVSELQRRLITLGYFDGSATGFFGSQTQAAVINFQQANGITADGIVGIGTAEALRQAQ
- a CDS encoding peptidoglycan-binding protein, which gives rise to MKIFQSSFSVLSLLLTTAVLAPVASAVSAPALTSPSASSPSTQLISQAGIMSLGGSGPLVSDLQEDLASLGYFSGINTGYFGSVTEDAVIRFQRDAGLTADGRVGPATQEAIQQRIGVGAPAVRPPESSGTLLRRGDSGDRVLGLQNLMRREGYFSGEATGYFGSVTEAAVLAVQRANGLVEDGIAGPAVFAVIGGI
- a CDS encoding NADH dehydrogenase subunit K, with the translated sequence MVMTPPIENISDSLINKAGRPEITQELSENVILTTVDDIHNWARLSSLWPMLYGTACCFIEFAALIGSRFDFDRFGLLPRSSPRQADLIIVAGTVTMKMAPALVRLYEQMPDPKYVMAMGACTITGGMFSMDSPTTVRGIDKLIPVDVYIPGCPPRPEAIIDAIIKLRKKISNEALAERGSLGQTHRYHTKAHKMKVVPEILTGNYLKSDARQAPPKELMEAMGMPVSPALEQTQKESIRG
- a CDS encoding NAD(P)H-quinone oxidoreductase subunit J, encoding MAEEATPLQPEAVTEPTVTETAVVETGKISKWLAENGFEHEALAPDHLGTEILKIDREFLLPFCSALYAYGFNCLQYQCAYDTGSGGDLVSVYHLIKISDNADRPEEVRVKVFLPREDPKVPSVYWIWKGADWQERESYDMFGILYEGHPNLKRLLMPEDWVGWPLRKDYISPDFFELQDAY
- the trmD gene encoding tRNA (guanosine(37)-N1)-methyltransferase TrmD encodes the protein MRFDIITLFPDFFTSPLSSGLVGKAIARQIAAVHLTNPRDFTTDKHHKVDDEPYGGGVGMLIKPEPIFAAIESIPILPRREVIFMTPQGKTMNQSLFQELTCYDQLVILCGHYEGIDERVLHGVTREVSLGDFVLTCGEIPALALLNGVVRLMPGTVGKEESLKLESFESGLLDYPQYTRPAEFRGWKVPDVLLSGNHGAIAQWRKQQQMKRTRDRRPDLWEAWLKENPGSHLSDP